ACGGCATTCATGATCGCGAACAAGATCGTGGATAGCGCCGTGCCGATGTCTCTGCTGGCAGATCATCCGAACGTGCAGTTCAACTACTATCGCAAGGGCATCGGCTCGTGCGAGGTGGAGATGCACTGAAGTGTTAACCACAGATGAACACAGATAGACACAGATGTTGGAAGGCATTGTGTCTTACACAAACAATCGAAAGTCGTAATGGCTTTTGAGCGCTTTAGGTTTTATCTTGCTGATAAATCACTGTGGAAAATCCACCGCCAATCGAATCCAAGCCCACTGTGCCGGTGCCGCTGGTGAAGCAGCGGTCGCTGTGGCCCATGGCGTTTGCTTTGATTGGGCTGGCGATCATCATCGCGGGCACGATCATTGTGCTGAAGGTGATTCGTGTGGGGGAAAAGGTCGGGGAAGGAGCGGTGAGTGTGCCGAGCCGGATTGCTGCGACGCTAGCAGATGCGTTCAAGCCAAAGGTCACATACACCACGGTCATCAATAGCACGCTTCAAAGTCTCAAGCACGATCCCAAGCTGGTAGTGCTTACGGCTTCCGTGAACGTGGAGATCACTAAGGAGAGCGACAAGACACTGTGGGGCGTGGTAGACATGGGCAAGACCAAGGCGCGCATCAAGGCTTATGGCAACAAGGTGCAATACGTGGTGCCGATGCACGGTTTGTCTGAGACGAACTTCTTCTACGATGACATCCACAAGCGCATCGTGGTGACGGTGCCGCCGCCGCAGTTCGATAATGACATCGTGGAAGTGCAATCGAATCCCGCCATGATGGAAATCGAGACAGATGTAGGCTGGGGCCGTATGGATAAATTCTCTGGCGAGATCCTCAGAGATTTGGCGCGTCGGGATTTGCGGCCAGCGGTCGTGCGTGAAGGTAAGAGTGAACTGCTGCTCGAAAGAGCGCGCGGAAATGCGCGCAAGACGATCCAGAAGATGCTCAAACCGATGGCAGAATCACTGAACGAACACGTCGAGATCTGGGTGCTCTTCAGTGATGAGACGGGCATCTCATGGAGCCAATCGCTCCACTGACCACGCGCCGTCTTTCTGCAGACGATAGACGAGACGGTCATGCAGGCGGCTCGGCTGGCCTTGCCAGAACTCGATCACTTCCGGTTTCACCATGTAGCCGCCCCAATTCTGCGGGAGGGGGACATCGTCACCCGGATGACGCGCTTGCAACTCCGCCATGTTCTGCTCCAAGACTTCACGGTTCGCGATGACCTGGCTTTGCGGAGAGCCCCATGCACCTAGGCGTGAATTACGCGGGCGGCTGCGGAAGTAAGCTTCCGATTCTTCGCGAGAGACTTTCGTGACCGTGCCTTCCACCCGCACCTGGCGTTCCAATTCTTTCCAGAGAAAAGTCAGCGCGGCGAAAGGCTTGGCGGCGAGTTCCTGCGCTTTGCGGCTTTCGTAATTGGTGAAGAAACTGAACCCGCGTTCATCCACACCTTTCAGCAGGATGATACGGGCAGAGGGGCGTCCATTGAGCCCGACGGTGGAGACCGTCATTGCGTTTGGTTCGGAGACGCCTGCGGCGGTCGCCGCATCGAACCATACGCGGAACTGCGCGATCGGATCCGGCAGCAGGTCTTTACGACGCAAGCTGCCCAGCGTGTATTCGCGGCGCAGATCGGAGATGGGCATAGGAACAAAACAGCCGTCGCAAGCGATGGCCCGCGACGGCTGGGTTAAATGAATTAAGCCTTCGCCTCGATCATGCCGCTCTTGCGGGCATAATTGAAGAGACCGCCGGCATCCACCACGGGGCGGACGTCGCCGAGCGGCTTGAAGCTGTAGGTCTTGCCGGAGCCTTGGACCTTCACGGTGCAGGCGTCGAGATCTACGGTCACCACATCGCCGGTCTTCAGCACGTCGCAGAGGCGCTCGGTGGCTTCGCACGGATAGAGCTCGCCGGTGGAGACGCAGTTACGGAAGAAGATGCGGGCGAAGCTTTCTGCCAAAATGATGCGGCAGTTGGCCGAGCCAAGCGCGATCGGCGCGTGTTCACGGGAGCTGCCGCAGCCGAAGTTACGACCGGCCACGATGATAGGATACTCAGCATCAAGCTGGCCTTCCTTCACGAAGCGGGTGGCGTAGAGGGATTCCGGCAGGCCGCACATGGCGTAACTGCCGAGTTTCTCGTATTCCTCGGCGATGGTGGGCACGAGGTTCAAAAATTGTGCCGGGATGATTTGATCGGTGTCGATGTTATCGCGCACCACGTAGACCGGACCTGTAAAAACCGATTGCATTGCAGGAAAGATGGAGCGAAGGGGGGAGTTTTTCAACAGAGATTTATCGTGGAGCGCCGACCTCCGGTCCGGCGCGATGGTTTGCCTGTCTGGAAAATACTAAGATTAGGAACGGAGACGCTTAGAAGAAGTCTCGCCGGACCGGAGGTCGGCGCTCCGTTTTTTGGCCGCTTGCAGTTGACTTTTCTTTCTTCCGCAGCAACCTACACGGCATGAAACGCATCCAATTTTTGACCCGTATGGCCATGGCTGTTCTCGGCCTGGGAATGTTTGTGCAAGCTGCCACGGCAGCCGAGGCTCCGGCGACGTTTGATGTGGCGGGTCTGAAGTTCAAGCGCCCGGCGAACTGGGAATGGATCGAGGTCACCGGTATGCGCAAGGCGCAGCTCAAGGTGACGGATGCGGCCAAGAAGGAAACGGCTGAAGTCGTTTACTTCCACTTCGGTGGTGACGGCGGCGGCACGGATGCGAATGTGAAGCGCTGGTTGAGCCAGTTCGTGGAACCGCGCGATGAGAAGAACACCAAGGTAGAGAAGACCACGGTGGGTTCTACACCAGTAACGTATGTGCGTGCGGAAGGCACTTATTCCAGCGGCATGCCGGGCGGACCAAAGACGCCCCTGGAAAATTACGTCATGCTTGGTGCGATCATCGAAGGCAAGGAAGGCCACGTGTTCATTCGCTACACGTCTCCGAAGGCGCTGGCGACGGCGTCGGAGAAAGAGTTCAAAGGGATGGTCGAGAGTGCTTTGAAGTAAACGGCTTTTGACAACAGATTTGCGAACGGGCGAGGGGAAAACCTTCTCCCGTTTTTATGCTTTTGCCGATGGAGTGACGGTTTCTTTTTCCGCTTTACCGCTGACCGGTGCGAACCGGTCTTTTAGCCGCAAGAACGGTTTTTCAAAGAATTCATAAGACAGTGCGGCAACGACGAGTGTGGTGATGCAGAGAACCACAAATATCTGCGGTGACGGGCTGGGCAACCCTACCATCCGGTGCAACACGCTGTGGATCAGTTGGTGATAGATATAAATCCCATAGGCATAGATGCCCAAACGGCATAAGGCGGGATTACGCAGGAACTTTTTCCAACGGTTGTCATCCTGCTCCAGGGCAACGCTGAAAACCGGGATGGTGAAGATGGCCACAATAGTAGGCAATAAAACCATTGAAAGCGTGTCTTCATGCTGCAGTTGTTTATCCTTCAAAAGCAGATGGACCAGACAGATCGCGGCGAGGAAGAAAATCAATCTGAGTTTTGGCAGGCGCAAAATTCGCAGATTGCCATGCTGGAAGTAATGTATCCCGAGCAGGCCGCCGATGGAAAGCCCGTCCAGGCGGCACAGAGTGAAGGTGTAGGGGGTAACCCAGCCGAAATCTAGCAATTCACAGCCAAACCGCAGCGTCAATGACAGGAGAATAAAGCAGAATAGTGCCTGTTTCAATTTTCCAATCGGCAGTGAAAACACGAGGAACGGCCAAAAAAGATAGAAATGTTCCTCAATGCAAAGGGACCAAAAATGGTTAAAGGAACTGGCGGACGGCCACATCTCATGAGCCGCCGTCCAGAGATTGAAGGTGTAGGTGAAATGGTAGGGGAAAATTTCTCTCACGGGTGCCAGGAGCTTGAAGCCGCACAGAGTGATTCCCCAAGCGGTCAGAACCACGAGATAATACACGGGGAAAATCCTGAGACAGCGCCGGATGTAGAAGTTTTTATACCGGTGACTGTCGGCACGTGACTGAAGCAGGATTCTGGTGATCAAAAAGCCGGACAAAACAAAAAAAAGATCCACTCCGATCCATGTGCTATCCAGTATTTTGTTTGTCCAGGCGGCTAAGGCTGATTCCCCCGAAAAGCGAAGCGCATGATAAAAGAGTATCGCCGTGACGGCGAGACCTCTTAATCCATCCAGTTCTTTGATTTTTTCCATTGCAAGGTCTGGATGAGGAGCGGCGGCTTATTTAAGTCCTTCAGCTAAAATCGTCTGGAAATGAGGTGGCTGTTCTTCACGGGCGACGATGCTGACGTGGACTTTTTTGAAGCCCGCATCTTCGAGCCAGCGGTGCAGGTCGCTTTCCGCGAAGCCCAGCCAACGGTCGCCGTAGAGTTCGGGAGCTTGCTCGAAGTTATGCTTGTTCAGGTCGAGGACAAGGATTTGGCCGCCGGGTTTTAGGATCTGATATGCGGCGGCGATGGCTTTGGCTGGTTCAGCGGCGTGATGGAGTGCCTGGCTGAGAATGGCGAGGTCCACGCTCTTGGGTTCGATGGGCGGGTTCTCCAGATCGCCTTGGCGGAATTCGAGATTTTTCAGACCGTTCTTCTTCGCTTTCTCGGCACCGTAGGAAACGATCTTCTCCGAGTTATCTACAGCGATGACTTTCTTCGCACGAACGGCGAGGAGTTCGCTGAGGAGGCCTTCACCGGAACCGAGGTCAGCGATGACGAGCGGGGGCAGGACGCGGAGGAGCAGGTGACCGAAGGCCTGCCAGGAACGGCCGGGGCCATAGACGCGATCGAAGCGACCGGCGATCTGGTTGAAATAAAGGCGGGCTTGTTCGCGGCGGAGGTTTAGCACACGGCGGAGATTGATCTGGTCCGCTTCGTATTCGGGGAGTTCCTTCGCGGCACGGACGGCCATCTCCAAGAGCAGGCGGGTTTCCTCGTCATCCACGCCATTCCATTTGTAGAAGGTGCGTTTGCCATCGC
This genomic window from Verrucomicrobiia bacterium contains:
- a CDS encoding acyltransferase; this encodes MEKIKELDGLRGLAVTAILFYHALRFSGESALAAWTNKILDSTWIGVDLFFVLSGFLITRILLQSRADSHRYKNFYIRRCLRIFPVYYLVVLTAWGITLCGFKLLAPVREIFPYHFTYTFNLWTAAHEMWPSASSFNHFWSLCIEEHFYLFWPFLVFSLPIGKLKQALFCFILLSLTLRFGCELLDFGWVTPYTFTLCRLDGLSIGGLLGIHYFQHGNLRILRLPKLRLIFFLAAICLVHLLLKDKQLQHEDTLSMVLLPTIVAIFTIPVFSVALEQDDNRWKKFLRNPALCRLGIYAYGIYIYHQLIHSVLHRMVGLPSPSPQIFVVLCITTLVVAALSYEFFEKPFLRLKDRFAPVSGKAEKETVTPSAKA
- the pdxH gene encoding pyridoxamine 5'-phosphate oxidase; its protein translation is MPISDLRREYTLGSLRRKDLLPDPIAQFRVWFDAATAAGVSEPNAMTVSTVGLNGRPSARIILLKGVDERGFSFFTNYESRKAQELAAKPFAALTFLWKELERQVRVEGTVTKVSREESEAYFRSRPRNSRLGAWGSPQSQVIANREVLEQNMAELQARHPGDDVPLPQNWGGYMVKPEVIEFWQGQPSRLHDRLVYRLQKDGAWSVERLAP
- a CDS encoding DUF4230 domain-containing protein: MENPPPIESKPTVPVPLVKQRSLWPMAFALIGLAIIIAGTIIVLKVIRVGEKVGEGAVSVPSRIAATLADAFKPKVTYTTVINSTLQSLKHDPKLVVLTASVNVEITKESDKTLWGVVDMGKTKARIKAYGNKVQYVVPMHGLSETNFFYDDIHKRIVVTVPPPQFDNDIVEVQSNPAMMEIETDVGWGRMDKFSGEILRDLARRDLRPAVVREGKSELLLERARGNARKTIQKMLKPMAESLNEHVEIWVLFSDETGISWSQSLH
- a CDS encoding 3-isopropylmalate dehydratase → MQSVFTGPVYVVRDNIDTDQIIPAQFLNLVPTIAEEYEKLGSYAMCGLPESLYATRFVKEGQLDAEYPIIVAGRNFGCGSSREHAPIALGSANCRIILAESFARIFFRNCVSTGELYPCEATERLCDVLKTGDVVTVDLDACTVKVQGSGKTYSFKPLGDVRPVVDAGGLFNYARKSGMIEAKA
- a CDS encoding metalloregulator ArsR/SmtB family transcription factor — protein: MAQTLKSLRALSDATRLRIIALLQQDELSVNELQDISHLGQSRISTHLGQLQEADLLQSRRDGKRTFYKWNGVDDEETRLLLEMAVRAAKELPEYEADQINLRRVLNLRREQARLYFNQIAGRFDRVYGPGRSWQAFGHLLLRVLPPLVIADLGSGEGLLSELLAVRAKKVIAVDNSEKIVSYGAEKAKKNGLKNLEFRQGDLENPPIEPKSVDLAILSQALHHAAEPAKAIAAAYQILKPGGQILVLDLNKHNFEQAPELYGDRWLGFAESDLHRWLEDAGFKKVHVSIVAREEQPPHFQTILAEGLK